In a single window of the Penaeus monodon isolate SGIC_2016 chromosome 3, NSTDA_Pmon_1, whole genome shotgun sequence genome:
- the LOC119586581 gene encoding piggyBac transposable element-derived protein 4-like, protein MAHYHPHQTFNVLTKFDGTSMPVDSFLTPVLQCLFLPTTGEGVAKGSLVDGPIDMFAKTMSRDRFNNLTSALHFANNEGEHDAEDRLWKLRPVIDVLDSTYHSVLVPNQNVTVDKSLWAFKGRHDALHIIQARARRGLKVYKLCSSDGPEAGYTAAFTIYMGQDRGEFPASMKAVDALLEKAKLLDKEYQLYTDNWSSSRLSSTICRPRRPSPLAQYVPTGGVGPQTCRRVGGHSDFQSSNTGMLCLQWVDRRLVTMLSTAHTSKVVTLPPNHRGVERSKPEVVACYKA, encoded by the exons ATGGCTCATTATCACCCTCACCAAACTTTTAATGTGCTGACCAAATTTGATGGAACTTCGATGCCTGTGGATAGTTTCTTAACCCCtgttttacaatgtctttttcttccaacTACAG GCGAAGGAGTGGCGAAGGGATCTTTGGTCGACGGACCCATTGATATGTTCGCCAAAACCATGTCCAGGGACCGCTTCAACAACCTGACCTCCGCCCTCCACTTCGCGAACAACGAAGGGGAGCACGACGCGGAGGACCGTTTGTGGAAGCTGCGCCCTGTGATTGACGTCTTGGATTCGACGTACCATTCCGTTCTCGTCCCCAACCAGAATGTGACTGTCGACAAGAGCTTGTGGGCCTTCAAAGGCAGGCATGATGCCCTGCATATAATCCAAGCAAGAGCTCGGAGGGGCTTGAAGGTCTACAAGCTATGTTCGTCCGACGGTCCAGAGGCAGGGTATACGGCGGCCTTCACCATTTACATGGGGCAGGATCGCGGCGAGTTTCCAGCAAGTATGAAGGCCGTCGACGCCCTTTTGGAGAAGGCAAAGCTGCTCGACAAGGAGTACCAGTTGTACACAGACAACTGGTCTTCCTCCCGACTCTCTTCCACTATCTGTAGGCCCAGAAGACCATCACCATTGGCACAGTATGTGCCAACAGGCGGGGTAGGCCCTCAGACCTGCAGGCGAGTCGGGGGACACAGCGACTTCCAGAGTAGTAACACTGGAATGCTTTGCCTGCAGTGGGTAGACAGGCGTCTTGTGACAATGCTATCCACTGCTCACACGTCAAAGGTCGTTACCCTGCCTCCCAACCACCGAGGGGTGGAGAGGTCGAAGCCCGAGGTCGTTGCGTGTTACAAGGCATGA
- the LOC119586592 gene encoding piggyBac transposable element-derived protein 4-like — MSRDRFNNLTSALHFANNEGEHDAEDRLWKLRPVIDVLDSTYHSVLVPNQNVTVDKSLWAFKGRHDALHIIQARARRGLKVYKLCSSDGPEAGYTAAFTIYMGQDRGEFPASMKAVDALLEKAKLLDKEYQLYTDNWSSSPTLFHYL, encoded by the coding sequence ATGTCCAGGGACCGCTTCAACAACCTGACCTCCGCCCTCCACTTCGCGAACAACGAAGGGGAGCACGACGCGGAGGACCGTTTGTGGAAGCTGCGCCCTGTGATTGACGTCTTGGATTCGACGTACCATTCCGTTCTCGTCCCCAACCAGAATGTGACTGTCGACAAGAGCTTGTGGGCCTTCAAAGGCAGGCATGATGCCCTGCATATAATCCAAGCAAGAGCTCGGAGGGGCTTGAAGGTCTACAAGCTATGTTCGTCCGACGGTCCAGAGGCAGGGTATACGGCGGCCTTCACCATTTACATGGGGCAGGATCGCGGCGAGTTTCCAGCAAGTATGAAGGCCGTCGACGCCCTTTTGGAGAAGGCAAAGCTGCTCGACAAGGAGTACCAGTTGTACACAGACAACTGGTCTTCCTCCCCGACTCTCTTCCACTATCTGTAG